TGCAGATTCAGTATCTGCTTCCTCTGCGGCTGTAATTTCCTCTTCAGCTATAATTTCCTCTTCGAATGCGCCTCCTTCCTCGGTTACATTTTCGGCATCATTTGGAGCCATTTCCTCAGTTGGAGCCATTTCCTCAGTTGGAGCCATTTCTTCAGTTGGGGCCATTTCTTCAGTTGGAGCCATTTCTTCAGTTGGAGCCATTTCCTCAGTTGGAGCCATTTCCTCAGTTGGAGTTGCAGGTTCATTGCCTGCACATCCTATCGCCAGGAACACGCTGAACAGAACTATTAAAATAAGCAGTGCTTTTCTCATATTTTTCCCCCATGTGAAATTGAGTGTTTTATAATTAATATTCCAGTTTTATAATTGTTACTGCCAGTTTCTGAACACAGTTCCCTTATTTAGTTCATTTTTAATCTACCGGATGAAATCGGATTTCATCTCAGAAACTGGTACCTAGAGGTAATTCAGAGCATTTATTTCCTTTTGAGGGTTTTACCTGCCCTTAAATTATAATACCGGGAATTCTAATATTACTCAAGGACCCTTTTTCGAGGGGTAGTAATGAATATTAAACTCGCTAATCCTTATACTGAAGAGGTAAACTGGACTTACGAGGTGTTGTCTTTCGGGGATTGTGAGGGCCAGATTGAAAAATCCAGGGCTGCTTTTTCAGGATGGGGGGTTTTTTCGGTTGAGGAAAGAACCACGTATATTGCACGGGTAGTTGAGGTACTCAGGCAGAACAAGCGGGTGTATGCCGAGATTATTACGAAAGAAATGGGAAAGCCAATGAAGATCGGAGATCCCGTGGATGAGGGAACTGACATCAGGCCGGTAGTAAAAAAAGAATCTGTCGACAGCCTTGAAAAGACCCTTAAAGATGCAAAAAAGAAAAGTGTAGAACCTTACGTATACGGGGAGGGACGTGAGAAAGGCTTTTTCTTTAGGCCTGCCCTTATCCCTGCAGCCAGTACGGACATGATGGCCTGCAGTGTTGAGGTCTTTGGGCCTATTGCGCCCGTAATCATGGTAAAGGATGATGAAGCTGTGGAGATTGCAAACTCCACGGAGTTCGGGTTCGGAGCCGATGTCTGGTCTGCAGACCTGGAGAGAGCCGGAAGGCTGGCAAAAAGAATCAGGTCAGGTTTTGTAACCATCAATGGGGGTGTCCGATCCGAGGTTGCCTTTTGGAGGGATCAAGAACTCCGGAATAGGAAGGGAGCTTTCGTATTACGGGCTTAAGGAATTTGTAAATATAAAGACCGTCGTGGTTAACAAATAAATATTGATTAATATTGGGGTTTTTTTATGAAAGCTTCGGACCTTTTTGTTGCTCAGCTTAAAGAGGAAGGTGTGGAATATATTTTTGGACTTCCTGGAGAAGAAAACCTTGACCTTCTCGAATCTCTACGAAACTCGAACATAAAACTGATCGTAACAAGGCATGAACAGGCTGCGGCATTTATGGCTGCAGCTTACGGAAGGCTGACAGGAAAACCAGGGGTCTGCTTTTCAACCCTTGGTCCGGGAGCGACGAACCTTGTTACAGGCGTTGCCCAGGCACAGCTTACAGGAGCTCCCTTTATATCCATATCCGGGCAGAAGGCCCTAATTGACAACTGGCAGGGCCGTTTCCAGCTTGTAGATGTTGTAAGGATGATGGAGCCACTTTGCAAAAAAGCTGTATCCATCACCGACCCGGGGATGATCCCCACGGTTATCCGAAATGCCTTCAAACATGCGGAAGCTGAAAGGCCGGGAGCTGTGCACATTGAGCTTCCGGAAGATGTGGCTGAGGAAGAAACCGATGCAGTAGTGCAAAAAAAAAGTGAAATAAAAATTCCTTTCCCTGATCCTGAAATCGTGAAAAAAGCTGCAGCTCTGATTTGTGAGGCTAAAAACCCCCTGATTATCGTTTCTTCGGGGGCTAACCGGAAAGCCATTGCCAAAGAACTGGAGGATTTTGCAAGAAGTACGGGTATTTACCTGGTACACACTCAGATGGGAAAAGGTGTAGTTCCGGATGATTGCGTTTACAGTCTTTTTGCCACAGGAATCCATGCCCGGGACTATGTTAACTGTGGAATTGAAGGGGCAGACCTGATTATTACAGTAGGATACGATATCGTGGAATATCCTCCCTACCTATGGAACAGGGAACTGGATAAACAGATCATAAACATCGATTTTGTTGAGTCAGTACCTGACAGGTACTTTAATCCTGAGATAGAAATTATTGGAAATATTGCCTCTTCAATCAGGGAACTTGCCGCAAACATCCCGGAAAAGCGAGAGTTCCCCATCTTTGAACACACCAGGCTTTTTATAGATGAAAAAATAAGTGCTCCTGCCAGGAAAAGTTACCCTCCTCTCCCGCAGACGGTCGTTATGAATGTCAGGAAAGTGCTTGGGAGAGAAGACATAATCACACTGGACAACGGAATTTATAAACTCTGGTTCTCCCGCCTTTACAAGACCTATACTCCGAACACTGTGCTCCTTGACAATGCTCTTGCAACTATGGGCGCAGGGCTCGCGTCCGGTATTGCCGCAAAGCTTCTTCATCCGGAACGCCGCGTACTTGCAATCTGCGGGGACGGGGGCTTTATGATGAACTGTCAGGAGCTCGAGACTGCAGTCCGCTATGGAATCCATGTTGTTGTCCTTATTCTCAATGACAATGCCTTTGGCTTTATTAAATGGAAGCAGAAAAAAATGCATTTTGAGGACTTTGCACTGGATTATGGAAACCCTGATTTTTCCCTCTTTGCCGAGAGTTTCGGGGCTGCAGGCATCAAAGTCAAAGAAGGGGACGACCTTGCAGAAGTTCTGGAAAAAGCTTTTTCTCTGAATAAAGTAACTGTTATCGAATGCCCTATCGACTATTCCGTAAACTATGAGACCTTCTCGATAGAACTGAGTAACTTTACATGTAAATTCTGATAAGCAAAATTTACGCAAGCAAAATTTATTAAAATAGATTATTCTTAAGCAGATTTTTTTTTCAAGGGGTTTCAGGTCAATTTTATGCAAACCCATCATTATTAAAATCAAACCCGAGAGGAAATAATTGGAAAATGCAGAAATAAAAGCAGGATATCCTATCAATTTACATGACGTGGTCATAGTTGGAGCCGGACTGACTGGTCTTCGGGCTGCAATTGAGACGGTAAACAGAGGGCTTGATACAGCCATCGTTTTCAGAGTGCGCCTTCTCCGTCCCCATTCCGTAGCAGCTCAGGGAGGGATAAATGCATCCCTCGGGAATGCCTTAGCAGACGATTCTCGAGCTGACCTTAAACCGGCTTCTGACCCCCCTCCCTGTGAAGGAGAAGTTCATGCAGCCTGATGCCGTAAAGGAGCTTGGAAAGTATACAAACTGCATACTCTGTGCTGCGTGTGTGGGTTCCTTCCCAATCTCGAGAAAAGACAATGATTTTTTGGGATCAGCTGTTCTTGCAAAGCTGTATAGATTCCATATTGACCCCCGTAAGGCGGATGATGAATCAAGGCTTATGCTTGCCAACAGTAAATTCGGTTGGTGGGGCTGTGAATTCCATGCCAAATGCAGGGTAGTCTGCTCGAAAGGTGTTTCCCCCATTGAGGGAATCGTGAAGGCTAGAAAAGAAATCAAGGATTTTGGAAAGAAAATGCCTGTTAAGGAAATTGTATTAATGAAAGAAATTTTGAGTAAAGAGGAACTGA
The Methanosarcina sp. WWM596 DNA segment above includes these coding regions:
- a CDS encoding acetolactate synthase large subunit encodes the protein MKASDLFVAQLKEEGVEYIFGLPGEENLDLLESLRNSNIKLIVTRHEQAAAFMAAAYGRLTGKPGVCFSTLGPGATNLVTGVAQAQLTGAPFISISGQKALIDNWQGRFQLVDVVRMMEPLCKKAVSITDPGMIPTVIRNAFKHAEAERPGAVHIELPEDVAEEETDAVVQKKSEIKIPFPDPEIVKKAAALICEAKNPLIIVSSGANRKAIAKELEDFARSTGIYLVHTQMGKGVVPDDCVYSLFATGIHARDYVNCGIEGADLIITVGYDIVEYPPYLWNRELDKQIINIDFVESVPDRYFNPEIEIIGNIASSIRELAANIPEKREFPIFEHTRLFIDEKISAPARKSYPPLPQTVVMNVRKVLGREDIITLDNGIYKLWFSRLYKTYTPNTVLLDNALATMGAGLASGIAAKLLHPERRVLAICGDGGFMMNCQELETAVRYGIHVVVLILNDNAFGFIKWKQKKMHFEDFALDYGNPDFSLFAESFGAAGIKVKEGDDLAEVLEKAFSLNKVTVIECPIDYSVNYETFSIELSNFTCKF
- a CDS encoding FAD-binding protein; this translates as MENAEIKAGYPINLHDVVIVGAGLTGLRAAIETVNRGLDTAIVFRVRLLRPHSVAAQGGINASLGNALADDSRADLKPASDPPPCEGEVHAA